A region of the Hydrogenimonas thermophila genome:
TATGGTGTTTACTATCCTGAAAGAGAAAAATACTTTAAAAGAGTTTCACTTAATGAGTATCAATACTATCCTGAAAATGCACGTTACTATAGTGTAACAGGAGGTAAGCCTAAAACCAATTCAGGAAAGGTTGAATGCAATCTTAAAACTCTTTCAAGAAAAGGTGTAGATCCTATGCCTACTTGGCATGATGAGTATGAATATAAAGTACCTGAAGGCAAATTTAGACTATTAACTGGTCGTCATGCACAATTTACTCAAAGTGGGACGGCAAATAATGCAATGTTACATGACCTTATACATGAAAACTACATATGGATCAACAAGCGTGTTGCAAAACAGAAGGGCATTAAGTTTGGTGATTTAGTTGAAGTAACCAGCAATGCAGGAAGTATACGTATAAAAGCATATCCAACAGAAAAGATTGCCCCTGATCAAGTATTTTTTATACATGGGTTTGGTGAAGAGTCTGAAGCACTTACTTGGGCTTACAGAAGCGGTGGAAATGATAATGCAATTATAGAAGATATTTTAGAGCCTGTTTATGGCGGTGCTGCAATGCATGAAACAAATGTAGAGATAAGAAAGGTTTAAAAGATGGCACGATACGGAATGGCCTTGGATTATAAAAACTGTATCAATTGTAAAGCTTGTGAAGTTGCTTGTAAGGAAGAGAATGGTGTACTTCTTGGTGCTGACAAACATCGCATCTGGGTAGGTGTAAAAGAGATAGAGGGTGAATGGCCAAATTTAAGCATAGCTTCCAGTACATTTGTACCTAGCCAGTGTCAACATTGTGAAAATGCTCCTTGTCAGGAAGTTTGTCCAACACAAGCAACATATTATGATGAAAATGGAGTTGTCAGAGTTGACAGTGACAAATGCATTTTATGTAGTTACTGTATGGTTGCTTGTCCTTATGATGCAAGATATGTAGATGATAGAACAATGACAGTAGATAAGTGTAACTTCTGTTCAGATACACGATTGTCAAGAGGAGAAGTTACAACAGCTTGTCAAGCTACCTGTCCTACTAAAGTGCGTGTTTTTGGTGATTTGGATGATCCAAACAGTGAGATTAGTGAACTTTTAAGAACTCGTGAGCATTTTGTCTTAAAAGATCATATTGGTACAAAACCAAAACTGTTTTATTTGGTATAAGGAGTTAAAATGTTAAGTATAAGTAAAATATTACCGCATAAAGAGATAACGCTAAAAGCTCTGTTTAGTTTTGAAAAGACACCATTCAACATTTTTATGGCTGGTTTGACAATTCTGCTTTTGTCTTTGTTTGGCATTGGTGTTATAAGCTACTTTATTCATGGACATCATGCTTATGGAGTTACTAGAGAGCATCCTTGGGGTCTGTTGATCGCTATGTACATCTTTTTTGTTGTATCTTCAACTGGACTATGTATTATTTCAGCGTTAGGACATGTTTTTAAGTTTAAAAGTTTTGAATTTATTGGAAAGAGAGCAATCTTTGGAGCGATCATTACCATTCTTTCAGGATTTGCTGTCATAGGTCTTGAGATTGGGCATCCTGTTCGTATGATGATCTATAACACTATCTCTCCGGGCTTGACATCTGCAATCTGGGGTATGGGTGTACTCTACTCCATCTATCTAGGTCTTATTGTCATGGAGTTTATTTTTCTTTCAAGAGATGATCACAAATGGTCAACAATGTTTGGACTAGGAGGTCTTCTAATCGGAATTGCAGCACACTCAAACCTTGGTGCAGTTTTTGGTTTTCTTGTTGGACGACCGTTAGCAAATGGTGTATTTTACCCAGTATACTTCATTTTGTCTGCAATGATTACAGGCTGTTATTTGCTTTTTTTAATGTATGGATATAAGTATAAAATGCAGTTTGATGAGCAGATGGAGAAGTTTTTGGTACATTTAGCACGTCTTCTTGGATTGCTTATAGCTATTTTAATGTTTTTTGAGTTTTGGAGATTTATGACTGCAATTTACGGTGGTGTACCTGAAAGAGCAGATACAGCTATACACATTTTGACATCTCCAGGTTTCTTGATTGGGGAGCTACTTCTTGGAATGTTAATACCATTTTTCATTATTCTTTTCAGTAAAGCAAAAGCTATTAAGAAAATTATTTATGCTTCAATTGGTGGAATGGTAGGAATCTTTTTTATGCGTTACGACTTGGTACACGATACTCTTCTTTATCCTATGCAGACACTTAAGATTCGAGAGTATCAACTTCCACCATCTTGGGTAGAGTATTCACCAACTTTTACAGAGTGGGCAATAGCATTGGGAGCATTGGGCATTATGTTAACTCTTTACTATATTGGAGAGAATTTTTTCTTTTTAGACCCTAAAGAGCATGATGAATATTTTGAAAATTATCGTGGTATAGATAGCAAAAATTAATGGCAATTAAGCAGATAAAAGATAAAATAGTCGCCGATGATCAAGCTTGTAGGTAGGAGAATAATGTGATGAAAAAATTATTATCATTAGTAGCAGGTATGGTATTATCGGCAACTATTGCAAATGCTGGAGTACATGAAGATGTACATTGGGGGTATAGTGGTAAGAGTGCACCAGAATACTGGGGAGAACTTTCTCCTAAGTATGAGATGTGTAAAATAGGAAAAAATCAATCTCCTGTAGATATTCGTACACAAGATGCATATGATGTTGATCTTGAGCAGTTGATTTTTAGTTATTATGCCAAAACGACTCATGTTTCAAAAGCTCATGGCATAAAAGTAGCAGTTGATCCAGGAAACTTCATTGTTGTTGACGGTAATAAATTCAAATTAAAGCAGTTTCACTTTCATTCACCAAGTGAAACTATGGTGAATGGTCGATCATTTCCTTTAGAAGCTCATTTTGTACATGTTTCAGATGATGGTCAGATTGCTGTAATTGCAGTGTTTTTTGAGTATGGGAAAAGCAATCCATTATTAGAGAAAATTTTTAGCAAAGCACCAGCTGTTGAAAATTTAGATAGCTCTTTAGTATTTAAGCCTAAAGAGATTATGAAATTGTATCCTGCAAATAAAGAATATTATAGATATAATGGTTCTTTAACTACTCCACCTTGTACAGAAGGTGTACGATGGATTGTTATGAAAAAACCTTTGACTGTTTCTAAAAAACAGATCAAACGATTTAAAGAGTTAGTTCCTTACAGCAACAATCGTCCTGTTCAACCGATAAATGCCAGAGTTATTTTGAAATAGTTCTGTAAAAAGCACTCCAGTTTTTTTAAACGGAGTGCATTAAGCATACATATAAAAGAGTGATTGTATAGTAGCAGTTGGTGGGACTTGTCTGTTAACTATATCAATGAGCATTTTATAGTATTCATCTTGGCTCATAGTAGTACTATCTATTTGACTCATCTCTTCTATTACGTTTTTTTTGTCACTCTGATCAAGAAGATTCATCTGTTCTCTGAGCCCAATACGCTGTTCTTGAGATAAGTTTTGCATAATATCACTCAGTCCACCCTGTTTTCTTGTATCTGCTTCAGAACTATTCATATTTTTTGTCTGGTATTGATACATTGTTGCATATGAATTTACTTGCATAGCTTTTACTCCTGCAATTATGTTTAAAACCATAACAGCTTAAAGCAAATTTTGTTCCATTGCAGAAGAAGTTTTTTCAGTTTAAAGTACGGCAGATAGCTTTTGCAATCTCTTCACAGTAACTTTCTAACTCTTTTTCCAATACATGTTCACTGTGAAGGAAAGTTATACTTCCAAGAATTCCCATAATAGAAGAGAATGCAATAAAAAAATTTTCTTGTGTGAATTCATTATTTTTTACACCATCATCTATTAATATCTCTAACTCTTCAATAAACTCTTTTGCAAGCGAAAAACCGCAATCTTCTTCATTGCAGAAGATCTCTCTATTAGATAGGTATACTTGAAAAAAGTATTCAACCATTTCAGGATTTTTTTGAATAAATGAGAAATAACTTTTTACAAATTCATATATCTTTTTTGTCGCAGATATAGGTTTACTATTGATATATCTTAGATCAATAGCCAATTTTCCAGTAACATGTGATATGGCAGCTGTTGCAAGACTCATTTTAGATGGAAAGTGAGTATAGAGAGAGCCTTCACTAATACCTAGATTGCTGGCTATATCACGCATTGTTGTTTTATAAAAACCATGTTTTGAGAAAAGCTGCAGAGATGAAGCAATGATTTTTGCGCGTTTTTGCCTTTTATTCAAATATGTCTCCAGATGAAAATAGATATTTTTTATTCGTCAATAAGATTGTATCAGTTTAAAGGTTGATTTTTCTTTTATTTACCGAATGAATATTCATTATCAGTTTTATGAATGCTCCCTCATTTTTTTTAAAGACATCGTCCAGATATCACCGTTATAATTTTTTCTTTAAAAGCTTAGCTGCTTCATAAACTTAAGTTAAAGGCGAAATTATGGTAGTACAGGAGAAAAGAACATGCATTAGAGCCTACTGTAATATGGATTGCGGCAACAATGTAATGGAGATAGAGTATTGCTGCAAGAGTATGAAAGAGAAAATATTTGATGTTGTAGAAAAACTTATGAAAGCACATAACTATCCGCCAGAAGAGGTAGAACTATATACCGAAGAACATAGTGAAGAGTGTGGATTGATTTGTGTTGAATTTTATCATGACGATATGCATCGTTATGGGTTACTATTTTTCAATGAATTGATGGCAGAACTTAATATTCAATATTGTGATGAATAAAGGATACAGGGATGGATCAGGCAATCAAACCCAAACTATTTAGAATAAATACAGGAAGCTGTAACGGATGTGATGTTGAGTTTGTAGCAACTGCATTTGTACCAAAGTTTCATGTTGAAGAGCTTGGCATAGAGTTGGTAGAGAGTATAGAAGATGCAAATGTTTTACTTGTAACTGGACCAATGACTGCTCGCAGTAAAGCTTACTTTGAAGAGGCAGTCTCTAAAGTGAAATCTCCGTATGTCGTAGTAGGTGTTGGTACTTGTTCGGTAACTACAGGTATTTTTAGAGACTCATATGCTATTTATGGACCATTAGACAAATATATAGATGTTGATGTTAATGTGGCTGGTTGTCCTCCTCGTCCACAAGCTATTGCAGAAGCACTTGCTCAAGGTGTTGAGATATTGCAGGCTAAAGTAAGAGGAGAAAAAACTCCTACCAAACTAGAGACAATTTTTAATGATTTTGAAGCACCTAAAAGTTATAGAGGACGAATGGCATTAGATGAGCAGAAGTGTACAGCTTGCCGTACCTGTGAAACTGTATGTCCTTCAGGGGCTATTAAAATTACCAAAACATTGGAAGGGTACAGACACACAATTTGGCACAATACCTGCTGTTTTTGTGGTAACTGTTCATACTTCTGTCCTACCGGAGCTATTTTCCCAACCAATGATTTTCATACCGTTCAACTACAAGAAGAGAAATATACTGACACAAATATAGCACTTATACCATTTCATGAGTGTGAAGATTGCGGTAAAAACTTTATACCAGCAACTAATGCATTAATAGCTAAATCATATCCAGATAAAGAGATACCAGAAATCTTGGCAACAAGTTGTCCGGAATGTAGAAAGAAAACAGCGTTTGAAAGGTTTTATAAATGAAAATAGAAGAGATTATACAACCACTTCAGGCAAGTTTGCAATATGCATATGAGCTTAAAGAAGATAGTGACAGTTATGGAAACAAACTATTATGGCTTAAACTTGATGATAAAAGAGATGTCATAAATGTTGCTCGGGTAGTTGCTAATTTAGGTGGTCGTTGTGTTACAGCCACAGCATACAAAACTGATGATGGTCACGTTATTATCTATCATTTAGATGTTGATGGAATTATTATAAATATGGAAGCACATACAACTGATAGCATTATAGACTCTATTACTCCTTTGCTTCCAAGTGCTGACTGGGCTGAGCGTGAGTTTCGTGAAATGTATGGCATTGAACCAATTGGTCATCCACATAATGAGAGACTATTTCTTGATGAAAGCATTATGAAGGGTGTGTTAAATCGATATATTCCTCTTTCAAAGATGATGCTCGGTGTAAGTGAGAGCGATATTTTATGGGAGAGAGTTGAGAAGGAGAATAAAGCATGAGCGAAAAGGTAACAATTGGTCCATTCCATCCTGAGTTGGAAGAGTCGGTTTATTTTAAGCTTCAAGCTAACGACAATAAAGTTGTAACAAGTATTGATTTGGTCAATGGTTTCATTCATCGAGGAATGGAGGCATTGGTTACACAGAAAAACTTTATGCAAAATCTTATTTTAACAGAGAGGGTCTGTTCTCTTTGTTCTAACAACCACCCTTTCGCTTATGCGTTGGCAGTAGAGAAGATTGCAGGGGTAAAAGTTCCACAACGAGCAGAAGCATTGAGAGTAGTAGCTGATGAGGTGAAAAGATCTGCATCAAATCTTTTTAACCTTGCAATGATGTCTCATCTGGTTCATCACCATGATTTAATGAAAGAGACAATGGAAGCTCGTGAATTGATGCAAGATCTTAAAGAGATCATTTGGGGTAACCGAATGGATATGAGTGCAAATACTCTTACCGGTGTAAAGTATGATTTAGATGATGAGAAGATTGATCTGATTCTTAAAACACTTGAAACATTTGAGCCTAAACTTGAGTCACTGACAGAGCAGTATGAAAATGATGAAACAGTTGTCAATAGAACTGTAGGAATCGGTGTTCTTCCAAAGGTAGATGCACAAAGGTTGGGTGTAACAGGTCCGGTAGCAAGAGGTAGTGGCATTAATAACGATGTACGTGTCAAAGCACCATATGCACTATATGGAGAGTTGAAACCAAAAGTTACACTTAGAGATGCTGGTGATGTACATGCAAGAGCAATGTGTCGTTTGGGTGATATTGCCGAAGCAGTACGCCTGATTAAAGATGTAGTAAATGATCTTCCTGAAGGACCAGTAGTTCTTGAAAAACGACCTCATATTCCAGCAGGTGAAGCAACAGTAAGAGTAGAAGCACCTCGTGGTGAGCTTATCTACTACCTAAAAACAGATGGAACACAAAAACCTGTAAGAATGCGATGGAAAGTGCCTACCTATACAAACTGGGAAGCGCTTAAAGTTATGATTCTTGGTGATAAAGTAAGCGATGTAACACTGATTTTAAATAGTATAGATCCTTGTATCTCATGTACAGAGCGGTAAGTTAGGAGTTTAAACGATGAGTCATAAATTTATATATGCAGACGCACAAAAATGCATCGGCTGTCTTAACTGTGAATTGGCTTGTGCAGCAAGCCATATGGGTATTACACTTGAAAAAGCGTATGAGTTAGGACAGAGTGGTGTAAAGCTTATTTCACGCAACAGAGTAATAAAAAGTGGAGAATTGACTGCTCCAATGCAGTGTATGCAGTGTATGGATGCACCTTGTGTAAATGCCTGCCCAATTGACATTATCAAGTATGAAGACAACTATGTGAAGTATTATGAAGATGACTGCATAGGATGCCAAAGTTGTGAAATGGTTTGCCCGTATGGAGCAGTTGTAATGGCACCAAATGAGAAAGATGATGCTCCTGTAAGCAAAATGGTTGCATTGACATGTGATTTATGTGGCGGAGAAGATGGCAAGCAAGCTTGTGTCAATGTATGTCCTACAGATGCAATTTCACTGATCGATTACGATCTTTACAAAGCTATTGAGTATGGAAGAGAGTTGGAGGGGCGGCACGCAAATGCATGAGTATTCAATCGTTCAGTCGATGCTCGATCTGTGTGAGAAACACTCAAAGGGAAAAGCAGTTGAAAAAGTTGCCGTCAAAATAGGCAAAATGAGCGGTATCGAACCACACTTTTTAAAAGAGAGTTTTGAAGTGTTTAAAGAAGATACCGTCTGTCATGATGCTGTTATGGAGATGGAGCTTATCGATATTACGATTGAATGTCAAAAGTGCAAAGAGGTTTCAAAAGTTGACAATTTCAACTTTTACTGTCCCCTATGTGAAAGCGGTGATACAAAGGTACTCACCGGACAGGAGATGCATATAGACTATATCGTGTTAAAGGAAGATGGATGAAGAAGCATTATCTGAAGGTAAAAAGAGAGACTCCGAAAAAGAGAGATCCTAACGAGAGAATTGTAGACTTTCACCCTACATATGAGATGTTCAGTGAATCAGAAGCAAGTTTACAGTCTGCACGCTGTATCAAATGCCCAATAGATATATTACGTGATTTAAAGAGTGAGTTTAGTTTTTGTCGTACAGGATGTCCTCTTGAAAATAAAATTCCTATTTGGGTTGAAAAAGTAAAAGAGGGTGATATTGAAGGGGCATTTAAAGCAAGTAATGAAGTCTCTCCATTTCCTGAAATCTTGGGACTTGTCTGCCCTCATGATATTCTTTGCCAAGGTGGCTGTACAATTTCCAGAACAGAACATGGAAGTGTGACAATTGGTGCTATTGAAGTCTATTTGAATGAAGAGGCATTTAAAAGAGGTCTTAGACCATACTATGGTGAAGATAAACCAAAAACTGGACATAAAGTTGCTGTTATAGGTAGTGGTCCTGCCGGATTTAGCTGTGCTACATTTCTTTTAAGAGGCGGTGTTGAGGTAGATATGTTTGAAAAGTCTGACCGTCCTGGTGGACTTTTAACATATGGTATTCCTAACTTTAAAATTTGTAAAGATGTAATTTTACGTCGATTCGAGTGGATGCAGGAAGCTGGACTAAATCTATATCTAAACACAGAGATTAAAAGCTCTGCTCAGATGAAAGAGATGCTCAATGAGTATGATGCTATTTTCGTTGCTCTTGGTGCACCAAGCGGACGAAGTGCTCGTATGAAGAATGAGGATGCACATGGTGTATATCACGTTATGGATATTCTTAAGCATGCTCAAAAAAGAGTATTTGAAGATTTCTATGAGTTTATTCTTGAAGGTAAAGATGTTGTTGTTATTGGAGGTGGTGACTCAGCAATGGATGCTGTACGAACTGCCATACGTACAAAAGCAAAATCTGTAAAATGTCTCTATCGACGTGATGAAGCGAATATGCCTGGAAGTAAAAAAGAGGTTATTAACGCTAAAGAAGAGGGTGTTCAGTTTGAGTTCTATACTGCTCCAAAAGAGGTTGTAGTTGATGAAGGACACCACGTTAAGGGCATAATCTGCCAAAGAACAGAGCTTGGTGAACCTGATGAAAGTGGTAGACGTAGACTTAATGTTGTCGAAGGAAGTGAATTTGAGATTCCTTGTGATGTAATTATTCTAGCTCTTGGATTTGACAATGTTATCTTCCCTTGGTATGAAGATGCACAGATCAAGACAGGTAAATGGGGTGAAGTTTTAGTTGATGAAAATAAACGAACTTCTAACCCACGAATTTTTGCCGGTGGTGATGCTGTAAGAGGTGCCGATTTAGCTGTTACAGCTGCAGCAGATGGTAAAAAAGCAGCACTTACCATTTTAAAAGATTTTGGTATATCTCTATAAAACCTACAACACTCCTGTTTCGTTTTAGATCGAAACAGGAGATGTAATGTTCACTTTCTCTTAATCCTCAAAAATTAAAACTATTACACCATTTCAAATTCTATTTGCTTAATTTTTTTATAAGAAGGGCTATAGAAAGTAGTGTTAATATACGATATTTTTATTTTAGAAAAAAAATAGAAAAAATTCTCAAAAACCCTTGACAAAACAGAAGTTTTAGAATATAATTTCGGCGTGATTTATGAATCACAAACCTCAAAGATTCCGGATTAGCTCAGCGGTAGAGTAGGTGGCTGTTAACCACTTGGTCGCTGGTTCGAATCCAGCATCCGGAGCCATTCTTCATTCCCCATAAAATTGCATTTACTCTTTGGATTATCTTGATTGTTTACTCAGAACTTCTTGTTGGTATAAACGCCCATTAAACTCTCCAATTGCAATCGCCCATTCAACTATCAACTGCAACAACAGGATCAACTGCAGAACAAGTCTGCGTAATTGTAGCAAAGAAAACTTCTGTCGGAGTTTTGTAACCCAACACTTTCCTTGGTCTGTTGTTTAGTTTGTTCTGAACCTCCACAATCTGTCTGTCTGAAATAGTATCAAACGCTCCGCCCATTCAACTATCTCTATTGCATCTATAATTTGATCTAATATCTCAATTACAAGAGTTTTATCATACATAGATACCATCTTTCTCTATACGTCTTTTGAAGGCCAAATTCATTTTATCTCTTAAACGTACTATATCAACTTTGGTATGAAATGAGTTCTCTAACTCCTCTTTAAAATCATAAAGTAAAAAATAATCACTCACAGGGGTCTCTATTGCAATGTCAATATCACTATCATCCCTGTTTTCATCTCTTGAATAAGATCCAAAAAGTACTAATTTAGAGATTTGATATTTTTTCATAAAATCATCTTTATGTGCTTTTAAATAAGCTATAATTTCATCTTTACTCATATCAAACCCCTTTTTTTCTTAGTTTATAGAGATAATATCATAAACCACATAGCCATTAATTTTAGATACTTATTAGATACTACATATTAAAAATTTTGCAAAATACTAATAGTGTATTATAAAACAAATTCCTAAATCAAGGTGCTTTTGAATAGTTTTAGCAAGTTTAAGAAAGTATGTCTTTTATTATTACAATCATCTGTTAACTAACTTGGTTACTGGTTATAATCTAGTATTCAGAACCATTTCTCAATTTTTCTCCTGAAGTTAAATATTGCAAATTCTTAAAAAATTCAGTACCAGAATCTTTTTGCTCATTTAACTGTTAGTTTGCTGTTAAAAGGTTGGAAGAAACTTGGTGTTACTTCCAACTTTAAAGTTTTTAATGAGTTTCAAACATTATAAAACTCTCTATACCATTTTACAAAGTTGTTGATTCCCTCTTCTATTGGCGTTGCTGGTTTATAACCTAAATCTTCTATTAGATCAGTAACATCTGCATATGTTGCAGGAACATCGCCAGGTTGAATTGGTAGCATATTCTTTTCTGCTTTTTTGCCAATAGCATTTTCTATAGCTTCTATAAAGTCCATTAGTTTTACTGGGTTATTGTTTCCTATATTGTAAATTTTATAAGGTGCTTTACTACTGCCTGGGTCTGGTTGTTTACCGCTCCAGTTGGGATCTCCTTTTGGAGGATTGTCTATAACTCTTATAACACCTTCTACAATATCATCAATATATGTAAAGTCACGCTTCATTTCACCATAGTTAAATACATCAATAGGTTTGCCTTCCAAAATAGCTTTTGTAAATAGGAAAAGTGCCATATCTGGGCGACCCCATGGTCCATAAACTGTAAAAAATCGTAAACCTGTTGTTGGCAGATTGTAAAGATGACTGTAAGTATGAGCCATTAACTCATTTGATTTTTTGCTTGCCGCATATAAGCTTATGGGGTGGTCTACATTGTCGTGTACAGAAAAAGGCATTGTCTCATTTAAACCATAAACGCTTGAGCTGCTTGCATATGCCAAGTGTTTAACATCATTATGTCTGCAAGCTTCAAGAAGATTTACAAAGCCCACAATGTTACTGTCAATGTATGCATAAGGATTTGTTAAACTATAACGTACACCTGCTTGTGCTGCAAGGTTGCATACTTTATCAAACTTCTCTTTTTCAAAAAGTTTGGTTATGGCTTCTCTGTCTTCAAGATTTAGTTTTATGAATTTGTAGTTGTCATACTTTTTACTTTGAATTAGCTTTCCATAATCTATGTTTTCAGCATTCTCTATACCTGTCTCTTCAAGTCTTCCATATTTAACTCGTAAGTCATAATAGTCATTTATATTGTCAAGACCAACAACTTCATCACCACGTTCAAGTAGTCGTTTTATTAGATGATACCCTATGAAACCTGCTGTTCCAGTAACTAATATTTTCATTGTTATCCTATTATCTATTAATTTAAAATGATTTGGAAAATTATAACGAAAGATTGCTAGAGTTGGAATGAAATTAGAATAGTAAGACCGCCCTTATCTTTTTATGCAAATAAAGGCGATTGGAATATGTAAAAATAGAATTATTTTTTACATTCTCCTACTGTAATCTCTTTACGGTTTTTTTCTACTATCTTGGAACCTATGCCTTTTACACTGCTTAAATCATTGGCATTTTTAAAACAGTGATTTTTGCGATATGCCACAATAGCTTCTGCTTTTCCTTTACCTATGCCATTAAGTGTCATTAACTCATCTGCTGAAGCATTATTTATATCTATAGATGCAAATAAAGATACAACTGCCATAGCAGAACCAACTAAAACTTTTGATACAAGTGTACTCATAGGTAACCCTTTTTTAGTATTAAAACATAAAAGATATAGCTAATTATATTATTTGTTATACATTATTATATATAGCAAATGGAAATTATAATTTAACATCTTTTAGTTTCAATACATTCTACACTATAGTTTTATGAACTATTCTTAATTTATAAATTTTAAAAGAAAATTATTTAAATGGAGTATTTTTAAGAAGATTTTACCCTCCCATAAGGAAGGGCTATAGAAGATAATAGTTGTTTTACGCTAAAGCTGCTTTAGACTGCTCAACAACTTTAGAAAATGCTGCAGGGTTGTTCATAGCCATATCTGCAAGAATCTTTCTATCTAGCTCAATACCAGCTTTTTTAAGCCCATGCATAAATGTAGAGTAGTTCATATCATTCAGACGGCACGCTGCATTGATACGGATAATCCAAAGTTTTCTGAATTCTCTTTTTTTCTGTTTTCTGTCACGATAAGCATAAACAAGGCTTCTTTCAACCTGTTCTTTTGCTTTTCTGAAATGTTTTCTTCGTCCACTATAGAAGCCTTTTGCAAGCTTCAATATTTTTTTATGTCGTCGTCGTCGTACGACTCCAGTTTTTACTCTTGGCATGTTTCTTTCCTTTCTTTACCTGTTTCCATCTTATTTGATGTCAAGG
Encoded here:
- a CDS encoding nickel-dependent hydrogenase large subunit, which translates into the protein MSEKVTIGPFHPELEESVYFKLQANDNKVVTSIDLVNGFIHRGMEALVTQKNFMQNLILTERVCSLCSNNHPFAYALAVEKIAGVKVPQRAEALRVVADEVKRSASNLFNLAMMSHLVHHHDLMKETMEARELMQDLKEIIWGNRMDMSANTLTGVKYDLDDEKIDLILKTLETFEPKLESLTEQYENDETVVNRTVGIGVLPKVDAQRLGVTGPVARGSGINNDVRVKAPYALYGELKPKVTLRDAGDVHARAMCRLGDIAEAVRLIKDVVNDLPEGPVVLEKRPHIPAGEATVRVEAPRGELIYYLKTDGTQKPVRMRWKVPTYTNWEALKVMILGDKVSDVTLILNSIDPCISCTER
- a CDS encoding NADH-quinone oxidoreductase subunit C, with product MKIEEIIQPLQASLQYAYELKEDSDSYGNKLLWLKLDDKRDVINVARVVANLGGRCVTATAYKTDDGHVIIYHLDVDGIIINMEAHTTDSIIDSITPLLPSADWAEREFREMYGIEPIGHPHNERLFLDESIMKGVLNRYIPLSKMMLGVSESDILWERVEKENKA
- a CDS encoding 4Fe-4S dicluster domain-containing protein yields the protein MSHKFIYADAQKCIGCLNCELACAASHMGITLEKAYELGQSGVKLISRNRVIKSGELTAPMQCMQCMDAPCVNACPIDIIKYEDNYVKYYEDDCIGCQSCEMVCPYGAVVMAPNEKDDAPVSKMVALTCDLCGGEDGKQACVNVCPTDAISLIDYDLYKAIEYGRELEGRHANA
- a CDS encoding 4Fe-4S binding protein, with translation MDQAIKPKLFRINTGSCNGCDVEFVATAFVPKFHVEELGIELVESIEDANVLLVTGPMTARSKAYFEEAVSKVKSPYVVVGVGTCSVTTGIFRDSYAIYGPLDKYIDVDVNVAGCPPRPQAIAEALAQGVEILQAKVRGEKTPTKLETIFNDFEAPKSYRGRMALDEQKCTACRTCETVCPSGAIKITKTLEGYRHTIWHNTCCFCGNCSYFCPTGAIFPTNDFHTVQLQEEKYTDTNIALIPFHECEDCGKNFIPATNALIAKSYPDKEIPEILATSCPECRKKTAFERFYK
- the nrfD gene encoding NrfD/PsrC family molybdoenzyme membrane anchor subunit, yielding MLSISKILPHKEITLKALFSFEKTPFNIFMAGLTILLLSLFGIGVISYFIHGHHAYGVTREHPWGLLIAMYIFFVVSSTGLCIISALGHVFKFKSFEFIGKRAIFGAIITILSGFAVIGLEIGHPVRMMIYNTISPGLTSAIWGMGVLYSIYLGLIVMEFIFLSRDDHKWSTMFGLGGLLIGIAAHSNLGAVFGFLVGRPLANGVFYPVYFILSAMITGCYLLFLMYGYKYKMQFDEQMEKFLVHLARLLGLLIAILMFFEFWRFMTAIYGGVPERADTAIHILTSPGFLIGELLLGMLIPFFIILFSKAKAIKKIIYASIGGMVGIFFMRYDLVHDTLLYPMQTLKIREYQLPPSWVEYSPTFTEWAIALGALGIMLTLYYIGENFFFLDPKEHDEYFENYRGIDSKN
- a CDS encoding 4Fe-4S dicluster domain-containing protein, producing the protein MARYGMALDYKNCINCKACEVACKEENGVLLGADKHRIWVGVKEIEGEWPNLSIASSTFVPSQCQHCENAPCQEVCPTQATYYDENGVVRVDSDKCILCSYCMVACPYDARYVDDRTMTVDKCNFCSDTRLSRGEVTTACQATCPTKVRVFGDLDDPNSEISELLRTREHFVLKDHIGTKPKLFYLV
- a CDS encoding TetR/AcrR family transcriptional regulator, with the translated sequence MNKRQKRAKIIASSLQLFSKHGFYKTTMRDIASNLGISEGSLYTHFPSKMSLATAAISHVTGKLAIDLRYINSKPISATKKIYEFVKSYFSFIQKNPEMVEYFFQVYLSNREIFCNEEDCGFSLAKEFIEELEILIDDGVKNNEFTQENFFIAFSSIMGILGSITFLHSEHVLEKELESYCEEIAKAICRTLN
- a CDS encoding hydrogenase maturation nickel metallochaperone HypA, which gives rise to MHEYSIVQSMLDLCEKHSKGKAVEKVAVKIGKMSGIEPHFLKESFEVFKEDTVCHDAVMEMELIDITIECQKCKEVSKVDNFNFYCPLCESGDTKVLTGQEMHIDYIVLKEDG
- a CDS encoding carbonic anhydrase; this translates as MKKLLSLVAGMVLSATIANAGVHEDVHWGYSGKSAPEYWGELSPKYEMCKIGKNQSPVDIRTQDAYDVDLEQLIFSYYAKTTHVSKAHGIKVAVDPGNFIVVDGNKFKLKQFHFHSPSETMVNGRSFPLEAHFVHVSDDGQIAVIAVFFEYGKSNPLLEKIFSKAPAVENLDSSLVFKPKEIMKLYPANKEYYRYNGSLTTPPCTEGVRWIVMKKPLTVSKKQIKRFKELVPYSNNRPVQPINARVILK